CTCTCGGACGGGCGCTACCGGCTCGGGCTCGGCCCGAGTTCGCCGGCGCTGACCGAACACTGGCACGGGACGTCGTTCGACCGTCCGTTGCGACGACTTCGCGAAACCCTCGAGCTAGTGCGGGCGATCTGTACCGACGGAACCGCAACCTACGACGGCGAGATTTTCGACCTCGATGGATTGTCCTACGATCGGGAGCTTCCCGAGACGCCGCCGAAGATCGATCTCGCGACGCTCGGCCCGAAGGCGACGGAGTTGACCGGTCGATTCGCGGACGGCTGGGTCCCCCAGCTGTTCTCGCCGACGGGACTCGAGGAGCGGTTGACGGACCTCGAGCGAGGTCTCGAACTCGGCGGACGCGACGCGAGTGACGTCCGCGTCAGTCCGCTCCTGCGGTGTATCGCTAGCGAAGACCGCGAACAGGCTCGCACGAAGGCGCGGTCGATGATCGCGTTCCTGATCGGAGCCTACGGCCCGTACTACGGCGATTCGGTGGCTTCGCAGGGGTACGAAGACGTGGTCGAAAACGTGCGAGCGGCGTGGGACGACGGCGATCAGGAGAAGATGGCCGCAGCGCTTCCAGAGGACGTTCTCGACGAGTTCGCAGCCGCGGGGACGCCGGCAGAGGTTCGGTCGCAGGTGACGCGGTACGCCGATATCGATGGCGTCGACGCGGTTCGGGTCGGCTTCGTCGGCGGAATGACCGACGCCGAAAAGGAAGAGACGATGACGGCTCTGGCCGACTTGCTATAACCCGCGTCACGCTGTCGGCGCGCAACCGATTACCGATGCTCGCGGAGCGTCCGAAACCGACCGGAATCGCCGTTGTCGTCGGTGACTCGATCGTGAGGCAGTACTGACACCGGAACAGCCTTCATCACGGTCGTCGTGTGGTGTCACATGACGGACTATGGTTATTTATTGCCAACGCGGGGTGCGGTCCTGACGAGCGACGACGAACAGGCATTGGCGGCGAAAACGGCGAGCGACGTACTCGGATTAGCGCGCCGGGCCGAAGCGACCGGGTTCAGTTCGGTCTGGGTCGGCGACAGCGTCCTCGCGAAACCGCGTCACGAACCGCTGTCGACGCTCGCAGCCGTCGCGTCGGAAACCGAAGCCGTGGACCTGGGCACCGCCGTCTACTTGCCGGATCTGAGAAATCCGGTCCACGTCGCCCATCAGGCTGCGACAGTGGATCAACTGAGCGGTGGACGACTCCGACTCGGCGTCGGCGTCGGTATCGGACCGGACGTCGAGGCGGAGTACGCGAATCTCGATCGTACCTTCCGCGAACGAGGGGCCAGAACTAACGAGTTACTCGAAATCGTTACTGAACTCTGGAACGGAGACGCCGTCGACTATAACGGGGAGTACTACGATCTCGAGGACGCGAGCATCGGGTTCGAACCGGTCGGCGAGGTGCCGATATACGTCGCCTCAGCGGCGTTCGATCCGTCGGACGGCTTTCCGAGATCGATCGAGGAGCGACTGGCCACACACGGCGACGGCTGGCTCCCAATCGGATTCGGGCCGGAGCAGTATCGCGACGGATTCGGGGAAATCGCAGCCCTGCTCGAGGAGTCCGGACGGTCGAGCGATACGTTCCGCAAGGCGATCTATCTCGACGTGGTCATCGACGAAGACGAGTCCCGTGCGATCGAGACCGCCAGGTCGTTCTACGAACGGTACTATCCGGCCTGGCCGACGCTCTCGGACGACCAAATTCGAGACAAGGGTGCCTTCGGACCGATCGAAACCGTCCGAGAGACGATCGACGCGTACGAAGCCGCCGGCGTTGAGACGATCGCCGTCAGGTTCACGACCGACGCCCAGCGAAAGCAGCTCCGAACGTTCGCTCCACTCGTCGGATAAGCACGGGTTCGTGATCCGTCTCAAAACCCGATCTTCGACGCGGTCGACGTGGACCGATCGATAGCGACTGTCCCGAGCAGATATCCAGACCCATACCAAGAACTATGCACTTACAGATGGTGTGGATAGGTAGAACATGCCACAGGAGGTATCCAAGCCCAAATACCGAGAACTCAGCGATGGCCTCTACTGGACCCAGGAGTGTCTCCCGCTGGGAACGCTCAGCGAACTGGAACGGTTCGATCTCGAGCGGTGGGTCGAACCTGACGAGGACGTCCACGGTTGTCAAAACGCGTATCTCTTTTCGGACGAGCGGAATCTATTGTTCGATACCCTCACACAACCGAACAGCGAGCACGTCGTGGAACTGATCGACGAGTTGCTCGATGGGGACGATCTCGACTATCTCGCCATCTCGCACCCGGAAGCCAACCACGCCGGCAACACCTTCACGATCCTCGAAGCGTATCCGGATGCGACGCTACTGGTTCCCGGCGAAGCGGCCGGTTACGGAAGCGGACACAGTGCCGAACACGAACTCTATCATATCGCGGCCGAGACGCCGGCGGACGTCGACCAGGTTCCGAACGAGATTCGATACGTTGAACCGGGAGATTCGATCGACCTGGGAACGCACACGGTCGAGTTCGAAGCGCCGCTGTTCCCCGACCACTCGTTTACGCTGTGGATGAGCGAACGAACGACGAACACCCTGTTTACGGTCGATTGGATGGGATTCCTCCACCAAAATTCGAACTGCGTGAAAACCGCGAGCGAACTCGACCGCGACGTCGCGGTCGAACAGGTGTTTCGGTTTCACGCACTGGCGTTTCCGTGGATGCGATTCGGGGATACCGACGCGATCGAACGCGCCGTCGACGACGTCAGAGAGCGGTTCGACCCCGACGTCATCGCTCCGGCCCACGGCATGGTCATGACCGAGGATCTAGACGCGTATCTGGACCGCTTCCTCGAGGCCGTCACGGCGCTGTCTCGCGAAGGTGAACGGAGCAACATGGAGAGCAAACTCGAGTACATACTGCGGCCGCCGGAGGTGGACCAATGACGACGAAACTCACCGACGACGTCCACTGGATCTCGAGTTGCCATCCGGACGAGGAGTACCACATGCACATGTCCGAGTACCTGATCCAGGGCGAGGACGGGACCGTTCTCGTCGACTCGGGATCGAGCCACTACCGCGACGAGATCATCGAAGAGATCGATCGACTCACCGACGGGACCGGGCCGGACGTGGTACTACTCACCCACTCGACGCTCCCCCACACCGAAAACGTTCCCGCGTTCGAAGCGAAGTGGGGCGAGATCAAGACCATTGCCGCCACGGGGCGGTATCCCGAAATCGTCGGTCTGCCGAACGCAGAAGCTCGACAGCTCAACCGGCCGGTCGAGTTCGCCGGCCGGCCGCTCACGTGTATTCACCCGTTGCTCACCGACGTGACGGTCTCTCAGTGGGCGTACGACCACGAGTCGGGCGTCCTGTTCACGGCGGAGGCGTTCGGACACTATCACGACCCCGGGAACTGCGAGTTAACGACGGCCGAAATCGACGGTGGCGTTTCCGCCGACCACATCGACGACTTCTATCTCGACAAACTCCCGTTCATCGATTATCTCGACCGTGAGAAGCTCGGTAACGCCTTCGAAATGCTGTTCGAAACCCTCGACGTGACGTACGTCGCCCCCATCCACGGCAATCCCGTCTCGGGCGAGGATATCGACCGCTACGTCGCTGACGTCCTGGAAGCGCTCGAGCCGCCGGAGGGCGCGTAGTACTCAGGTACGTCCGACGACGGAGCGGTTGGAACGCCTTTTATCATCGAACCCGCCAAAACGATTCTCTCGAGCGTCTAACGCGACGGGGTCATCAGATCCGATGCTATCAATCGCGTTCCGGTCTGATCGTCACGGTGTT
This sequence is a window from Natrinema amylolyticum. Protein-coding genes within it:
- a CDS encoding TIGR04024 family LLM class F420-dependent oxidoreductase; its protein translation is MSAALDLVVMTGDHDTHGTIVDRARRAEELGYSRVSMGEATGWSIVPTLSLIADRTDDIGISNDVFSPYGRSPAVLAQTSLALSDLSDGRYRLGLGPSSPALTEHWHGTSFDRPLRRLRETLELVRAICTDGTATYDGEIFDLDGLSYDRELPETPPKIDLATLGPKATELTGRFADGWVPQLFSPTGLEERLTDLERGLELGGRDASDVRVSPLLRCIASEDREQARTKARSMIAFLIGAYGPYYGDSVASQGYEDVVENVRAAWDDGDQEKMAAALPEDVLDEFAAAGTPAEVRSQVTRYADIDGVDAVRVGFVGGMTDAEKEETMTALADLL
- a CDS encoding LLM class flavin-dependent oxidoreductase, producing the protein MPTRGAVLTSDDEQALAAKTASDVLGLARRAEATGFSSVWVGDSVLAKPRHEPLSTLAAVASETEAVDLGTAVYLPDLRNPVHVAHQAATVDQLSGGRLRLGVGVGIGPDVEAEYANLDRTFRERGARTNELLEIVTELWNGDAVDYNGEYYDLEDASIGFEPVGEVPIYVASAAFDPSDGFPRSIEERLATHGDGWLPIGFGPEQYRDGFGEIAALLEESGRSSDTFRKAIYLDVVIDEDESRAIETARSFYERYYPAWPTLSDDQIRDKGAFGPIETVRETIDAYEAAGVETIAVRFTTDAQRKQLRTFAPLVG
- a CDS encoding MBL fold metallo-hydrolase codes for the protein MPQEVSKPKYRELSDGLYWTQECLPLGTLSELERFDLERWVEPDEDVHGCQNAYLFSDERNLLFDTLTQPNSEHVVELIDELLDGDDLDYLAISHPEANHAGNTFTILEAYPDATLLVPGEAAGYGSGHSAEHELYHIAAETPADVDQVPNEIRYVEPGDSIDLGTHTVEFEAPLFPDHSFTLWMSERTTNTLFTVDWMGFLHQNSNCVKTASELDRDVAVEQVFRFHALAFPWMRFGDTDAIERAVDDVRERFDPDVIAPAHGMVMTEDLDAYLDRFLEAVTALSREGERSNMESKLEYILRPPEVDQ
- a CDS encoding MBL fold metallo-hydrolase, with the translated sequence MTTKLTDDVHWISSCHPDEEYHMHMSEYLIQGEDGTVLVDSGSSHYRDEIIEEIDRLTDGTGPDVVLLTHSTLPHTENVPAFEAKWGEIKTIAATGRYPEIVGLPNAEARQLNRPVEFAGRPLTCIHPLLTDVTVSQWAYDHESGVLFTAEAFGHYHDPGNCELTTAEIDGGVSADHIDDFYLDKLPFIDYLDREKLGNAFEMLFETLDVTYVAPIHGNPVSGEDIDRYVADVLEALEPPEGA